The following proteins are encoded in a genomic region of [Eubacterium] hominis:
- a CDS encoding PrgI family protein, with translation MAYVPVPKDLSKVKTKVAFNLTKRQIVCFAAALLIGLPLFFLLKGSAGTNLAAMAMIVVMLPCFLLAMYEKHGQPLEVVVRNVVQTKFTRPKERPYRTENLYAVLEKQRKLEKEVSAIVKRTNKKDAGSRRKQA, from the coding sequence TTGGCGTATGTACCTGTACCCAAAGACCTTTCCAAAGTCAAAACAAAAGTCGCTTTCAATCTGACAAAGCGGCAAATCGTTTGTTTTGCGGCGGCTCTCTTAATCGGACTGCCGCTGTTTTTTTTGCTCAAAGGCAGCGCAGGGACAAACCTTGCGGCTATGGCGATGATTGTCGTCATGCTCCCCTGTTTCCTGCTTGCCATGTATGAAAAACATGGGCAGCCCCTTGAAGTGGTGGTAAGAAATGTCGTTCAGACAAAGTTTACCCGCCCAAAGGAGCGACCTTACAGAACCGAAAACCTATACGCTGTCTTGGAAAAGCAGCGAAAACTTGAAAAGGAGGTATCAGCGATTGTCAAAAGGACAAACAAAAAAGACGCGGGAAGCCGCAGGAAACAGGCGTAA
- a CDS encoding recombinase family protein, whose translation MAMMNEMEYRTIGSALAGGYRAAVYCRLSKDDDLQGESASIANQRDMLEKYCEKQGWEVVAVYQDDGFTGLNMERPDLQRMLRAIERRQINLVITKDLSRLGRNYLQTGHLIEDFFPRNGVRYIAMNDGIDTLRDNNDIAPFKNILNEMYSKDISKKVHSSYLLKAQKGQFTGCLAPFGYRKDPEDKNHLLIDEETAPIVRLIFGYALNGHGPNYIRRRLEEEKIPCPTWWNRERGLRNTRTKWEKKDPETGRYMWDFSVIKDLLMNPVYTGAIASQKKDYRFKIGTIGEKKPEDWIVVEGQHEPLIDRMSFDIVQNKLKSRQRPGQTNEISLFAGLLKCGECGKSLTVRYTNAKHPQRIYSCKTYNAFGKNHCTQHRIDYDTLYSHVLRKIRECARAALMDGEAVADRLTNTCETEQREQREAMERSLTRDEERIEVLDKMVMRLYEDMIAGRISEQNFNTMLEKTQTEQTELKTRVSEGRKRLSDEVQLANDAKQWVEAIQEYANITELDAATLNRLIKEIVVHERIDEDKTRHISIEIHFNLKPIPEVEQVTA comes from the coding sequence ATGGCTATGATGAACGAAATGGAATACAGAACAATCGGTTCGGCACTTGCCGGGGGCTATCGTGCAGCGGTCTATTGCAGGCTGTCAAAGGACGATGACCTGCAAGGCGAAAGTGCCAGTATCGCAAACCAGCGTGATATGCTGGAAAAATACTGCGAAAAGCAGGGATGGGAGGTTGTGGCAGTCTATCAGGACGATGGTTTCACAGGTCTTAATATGGAGCGTCCTGATTTACAGAGAATGTTGAGAGCCATTGAGCGCAGGCAAATCAACCTTGTCATCACGAAAGACCTCAGCCGACTGGGGCGGAACTATCTGCAAACCGGGCATTTGATTGAGGATTTTTTCCCAAGAAACGGTGTCCGTTATATCGCCATGAATGACGGTATCGACACCTTGCGTGATAACAACGACATCGCCCCGTTCAAGAATATCCTGAATGAGATGTACAGCAAGGATATTTCCAAGAAAGTCCATTCCTCTTATCTTCTGAAAGCGCAGAAAGGACAGTTTACCGGGTGTCTTGCCCCGTTTGGGTATCGGAAAGACCCGGAGGACAAAAACCATCTGCTCATTGACGAGGAAACCGCCCCGATTGTGCGGCTGATTTTCGGATATGCCCTGAACGGTCATGGTCCGAACTATATCCGCAGACGGCTGGAGGAAGAAAAAATCCCCTGCCCCACATGGTGGAACCGGGAACGGGGGCTTCGCAATACCCGCACCAAATGGGAAAAGAAAGACCCAGAAACAGGACGGTATATGTGGGACTTCTCCGTTATCAAAGACCTTTTGATGAATCCCGTCTACACCGGGGCGATTGCTTCCCAGAAAAAAGACTACCGTTTCAAAATCGGCACGATTGGGGAAAAGAAGCCGGAGGACTGGATTGTAGTGGAGGGACAGCATGAACCGCTGATTGACCGCATGAGCTTTGACATTGTGCAGAACAAGCTGAAATCCCGCCAGCGTCCGGGGCAGACCAATGAAATCAGCCTGTTTGCCGGATTGTTAAAATGCGGCGAGTGTGGGAAGTCGCTGACGGTACGCTACACAAACGCAAAACATCCCCAGCGGATTTATTCCTGCAAGACCTACAACGCCTTTGGAAAGAACCACTGCACCCAGCACCGGATTGACTATGACACCCTTTACAGCCATGTGCTGCGGAAAATCCGGGAATGTGCCAGAGCTGCCCTGATGGACGGGGAAGCGGTTGCCGACCGCCTGACCAATACCTGTGAAACCGAGCAGCGGGAACAGCGGGAAGCAATGGAACGCTCCCTTACAAGGGATGAGGAACGGATTGAGGTTCTGGACAAAATGGTAATGCGGCTTTATGAGGATATGATTGCAGGGCGTATCAGTGAGCAGAATTTCAACACCATGCTGGAAAAGACACAGACCGAGCAGACGGAGCTTAAAACCAGAGTGTCAGAGGGCAGAAAGCGGCTGTCCGATGAAGTCCAGCTTGCCAATGACGCAAAACAATGGGTGGAAGCCATTCAGGAATACGCCAACATCACAGAGCTGGACGCAGCCACCCTTAACCGCTTAATCAAAGAAATCGTCGTGCATGAGCGCATTGACGAAGATAAAACAAGACACATTTCTATCGAAATTCATTTTAATCTCAAACCCATCCCGGAGGTGGAACAGGTCACTGCCTGA
- a CDS encoding virulence-associated protein E, whose product MNAMQPPQSAPEIKAGLETTEKGGVRQSIRNCLTVFQRDPLLSGAIAYNILTDRKDIIKPIGFHRESTALNDTDMKYLLLYLEETYGLTNEKKIDNAIGIVANENKYHPIRDYLSALVWDGTERIRFCLRHFLGADADDYTYEALKLFLLGAISRAFQPGCKFEIMLCLVGGQGAGKSTFFRLLAVRDEWFSDDLRKLDDDNVYRKLQGHWIIEMSEMMATANAKSIEEIKSFLSRQKEVYKIPYETHPADRPRQCVFGGTSNALDFLPLDRSGNRRFIPVMVYPEQAEVHILEDEAASRAYIEQMWAEAMEIYRSGRFKLAFSPAMQRYLKEHQRDFMPEDTKVGMIQAYLDKYTGNMVCSKQLYKEALNHAFDEPKQWEIREINEIMNQCIDRWRYFLNPRMFSEYGRQKGWERENPATDSGNPSEKTMDGFVEVTEQMELPF is encoded by the coding sequence ATGAATGCCATGCAGCCGCCCCAGAGCGCCCCTGAAATCAAGGCGGGGCTGGAAACCACCGAGAAAGGCGGTGTCCGTCAGAGCATACGGAACTGTCTGACCGTATTCCAGCGTGACCCGCTGCTTTCCGGGGCTATCGCATACAACATCCTAACTGACCGAAAGGACATCATAAAGCCCATCGGCTTCCACAGAGAAAGCACCGCCCTGAACGATACGGACATGAAGTATCTGCTTCTCTATCTGGAAGAAACCTACGGGCTTACCAATGAGAAAAAGATTGATAACGCCATCGGGATTGTGGCGAATGAAAACAAGTACCATCCCATCCGGGACTACCTAAGTGCCCTTGTGTGGGACGGGACAGAACGAATCCGCTTCTGTCTGCGGCACTTTCTGGGGGCTGACGCAGACGATTACACCTATGAAGCGTTGAAGCTGTTCCTGCTGGGTGCAATCTCACGAGCCTTTCAGCCGGGGTGCAAGTTTGAAATCATGCTCTGTCTGGTAGGCGGTCAGGGGGCTGGCAAGTCCACCTTCTTCCGCCTGCTGGCAGTCCGGGACGAGTGGTTTTCCGATGATTTGCGGAAGCTGGACGATGACAATGTGTACCGCAAGTTGCAAGGTCACTGGATTATCGAAATGTCGGAAATGATGGCAACCGCCAACGCCAAGAGCATTGAGGAAATCAAGTCGTTTTTAAGCCGGCAGAAAGAGGTTTACAAGATACCTTATGAAACCCACCCGGCAGACCGCCCCCGTCAGTGCGTGTTTGGCGGCACTTCCAATGCCCTTGACTTCCTGCCCCTTGACCGTTCCGGCAACCGCCGCTTTATCCCGGTCATGGTGTACCCGGAGCAAGCCGAGGTTCACATTTTGGAGGACGAAGCTGCTTCCAGAGCCTATATCGAGCAGATGTGGGCAGAAGCGATGGAGATTTACCGAAGTGGCAGGTTCAAGCTGGCTTTCAGCCCCGCCATGCAGCGGTATCTCAAAGAACACCAGCGGGATTTTATGCCGGAGGACACCAAAGTCGGGATGATACAGGCGTATCTTGATAAGTACACAGGGAACATGGTCTGCTCCAAGCAGCTCTATAAGGAAGCCTTGAACCATGCCTTTGACGAGCCGAAGCAATGGGAAATCCGGGAAATCAACGAGATAATGAACCAGTGCATTGACCGCTGGCGGTACTTCCTGAATCCAAGAATGTTTTCCGAATACGGCAGACAAAAGGGCTGGGAGCGTGAAAACCCGGCAACGGACTCCGGCAACCCGTCTGAAAAAACGATGGACGGTTTTGTGGAGGTCACAGAACAGATGGAGCTTCCATTCTGA
- a CDS encoding DNA primase: protein MNVFEAVKQSVTTRQAAEHYGIHIGRNGMACCPFHHDKTPSMKLDRRYHCFGCGADGDVIDFTAALYGLGKKEAAVQLAQDFGLSYEDWKPPGKAKKPKPRQKSPEEQFQEAKNRCFRILADYLHLLRAWRKEYVPHSPEEAFHPQFVEALQKQAQVEYLLDVLLFGETEEKAALITDYGKDVIQLEQRMAELAATDATRTKKHHECHAAAPERP from the coding sequence TTGAATGTATTTGAAGCTGTGAAGCAGTCCGTCACAACAAGACAGGCTGCGGAGCATTATGGAATCCATATAGGTCGGAACGGGATGGCTTGCTGCCCGTTTCATCACGATAAAACCCCAAGCATGAAGCTGGATCGGCGTTACCACTGCTTCGGCTGCGGTGCAGATGGGGATGTGATTGATTTTACCGCCGCCCTGTATGGGCTGGGAAAGAAAGAAGCCGCCGTACAACTGGCACAGGACTTTGGGCTTTCCTATGAGGACTGGAAGCCGCCGGGAAAGGCAAAAAAGCCCAAGCCCCGGCAGAAATCCCCGGAGGAACAGTTTCAGGAAGCAAAAAACCGCTGCTTCCGTATCCTTGCCGATTATCTCCACCTGCTTCGGGCATGGAGAAAGGAATATGTCCCGCACTCCCCGGAGGAAGCCTTTCATCCCCAGTTTGTGGAAGCCTTGCAGAAGCAAGCCCAAGTGGAATATCTGCTGGATGTGCTGCTGTTCGGGGAAACAGAGGAAAAAGCAGCTTTGATTACGGACTACGGAAAGGATGTGATACAGCTTGAACAGCGAATGGCAGAGCTTGCAGCTACAGACGCAACAAGAACTAAAAAACACCATGAATGCCATGCAGCCGCCCCAGAGCGCCCCTGA
- a CDS encoding MobA/MobL family protein, translated as MPCPHNEITIVQRSQRQSAVAAAAYQSGEKLFCEYDQQVKHYPEKRGIVHNEILLPANAPRSYADRNTLWNAAEAVEKQWNSQLARRWVLTIPREIPPDQYAVLVREFCEQQFVSKGMIADFAIHDPHPPGHNPHAHVLLTMRAMDEHGKWLPKSRKVYDLDENGERIKLPSGRWKSHKEDTVDWNDQKYCEIWRHEWEVIQNRYLEANDRPERVDLRSYARQGLDIIPTVHEGAAVRQMEKRGIQTNIGNLNREIRAANSLMQSIRQLIHNLKGWITELGEKRKELLAQKAAEEATLLPNLLMKYMEIRKEERKDWTRAGQNRGTSQDLKAVSEALSYLRQKGLSTVEDLEAFLESSGKSAADYRNQMKPKEARSKVIDGILASRTDCKECKAVYEKYQKIFFKKTKEKFKQEHPEVARYEKAAAYLAKHPDDKDKTKNELQQEQETLLSEIAELKVPLTEVQEDLKKLRDIRYWVRKATPGTEESKEPPKKQPIKEVLRDKADEKKAQRTAPAQIKHKQQDMEL; from the coding sequence ATGCCCTGTCCACACAACGAAATCACGATTGTTCAGCGCAGCCAGCGGCAGTCTGCGGTTGCCGCCGCTGCTTACCAGAGTGGCGAAAAGCTGTTCTGTGAATACGACCAGCAAGTGAAGCACTACCCAGAAAAGCGTGGTATCGTCCACAATGAAATCCTGCTCCCGGCAAATGCCCCACGGTCGTATGCAGACCGCAATACCTTATGGAACGCCGCCGAAGCGGTGGAGAAGCAATGGAACTCTCAGCTTGCAAGGCGGTGGGTGCTTACCATCCCCAGAGAAATACCGCCTGACCAGTACGCTGTCCTTGTACGGGAGTTTTGTGAGCAGCAGTTTGTTTCCAAAGGCATGATTGCTGATTTTGCAATCCATGACCCCCATCCGCCGGGACACAATCCCCACGCCCATGTCCTGCTCACTATGAGGGCAATGGACGAACATGGGAAATGGCTTCCCAAGAGCCGCAAGGTTTATGACCTTGACGAGAATGGGGAACGGATCAAACTTCCGTCCGGCAGATGGAAAAGCCACAAGGAGGATACGGTTGACTGGAACGACCAGAAGTATTGTGAAATCTGGCGGCATGAATGGGAGGTCATCCAGAACCGCTATCTGGAAGCCAATGACCGCCCGGAGCGTGTGGACTTGCGTTCCTATGCCAGACAGGGGCTTGATATTATCCCTACTGTCCATGAGGGGGCTGCTGTCCGGCAGATGGAAAAGCGTGGTATCCAGACGAATATCGGAAATCTGAACCGGGAAATCAGAGCCGCCAACAGCTTAATGCAGTCCATCCGGCAGCTCATCCACAACCTCAAAGGCTGGATTACCGAACTGGGAGAAAAGCGGAAGGAACTGCTTGCACAAAAAGCGGCGGAGGAAGCAACGCTTCTCCCCAATCTTTTGATGAAATATATGGAGATACGAAAGGAAGAACGGAAGGACTGGACAAGGGCTGGACAGAACCGGGGGACTTCACAGGACTTAAAGGCAGTCAGCGAAGCCCTGTCCTATCTCCGGCAAAAGGGGCTTTCCACTGTGGAGGACTTAGAAGCATTTCTGGAATCTTCTGGGAAATCAGCCGCCGATTACCGCAATCAGATGAAGCCAAAGGAAGCCCGCAGCAAAGTGATTGACGGGATTCTTGCCAGCCGGACAGACTGCAAAGAATGTAAGGCTGTCTATGAGAAGTACCAGAAGATATTTTTTAAGAAAACAAAGGAGAAATTCAAACAGGAACACCCGGAGGTTGCCCGGTATGAGAAAGCCGCTGCCTACCTTGCCAAGCACCCGGACGATAAGGATAAAACGAAAAATGAGCTGCAACAGGAGCAGGAAACGCTTCTTAGCGAAATCGCAGAGCTGAAAGTACCGCTGACCGAGGTACAGGAGGATTTGAAGAAGCTGCGGGACATTCGCTACTGGGTACGGAAAGCCACACCCGGCACAGAGGAAAGCAAAGAGCCGCCCAAGAAGCAGCCCATCAAGGAAGTCTTGCGGGATAAGGCAGACGAGAAAAAAGCACAAAGAACTGCCCCGGCGCAGATAAAACACAAACAACAGGATATGGAACTTTAA
- a CDS encoding DUF3847 domain-containing protein — protein sequence MPDTSKLEKLNRELEKSEKKLRKAINDEKALQHQLKQLTRKERTHRLCTRGGMLESFLQEPERLTDDDVMVLLKLIFHRQDTQELLKKLLERKKPETP from the coding sequence TTGCCTGATACCTCAAAGCTGGAAAAACTCAATCGGGAGTTGGAGAAAAGCGAAAAGAAACTGCGGAAAGCCATCAATGATGAAAAGGCATTGCAGCACCAGTTAAAGCAGCTTACCCGAAAGGAACGGACGCACCGGCTCTGTACTCGTGGCGGTATGCTGGAAAGTTTTCTGCAAGAGCCGGAACGCCTGACAGATGATGATGTCATGGTGTTGTTGAAACTCATTTTTCACAGACAGGACACGCAGGAACTATTGAAAAAACTGCTGGAACGGAAGAAGCCAGAAACCCCTTAG
- a CDS encoding DeoR family transcriptional regulator — MNFEFMTIDTPLPPCMPFPIALTGFPVSSTAKVMYCRMLDAMLSKGQEDENGILFVCFPVTAIAAVLSRSPMTVKRSLNELENAGLIMRVRQGVGEPNRIYVLIPGKEDAALA, encoded by the coding sequence ATGAATTTTGAATTTATGACGATAGACACACCATTGCCGCCCTGTATGCCCTTTCCCATAGCGTTGACAGGCTTTCCGGTCAGCAGCACCGCAAAGGTCATGTACTGCCGGATGCTGGACGCTATGCTATCCAAAGGGCAGGAGGACGAGAACGGAATCCTGTTTGTCTGCTTCCCTGTCACAGCCATTGCCGCAGTCCTGTCCCGCAGCCCCATGACGGTCAAGCGTTCTCTGAATGAACTGGAAAACGCCGGACTTATCATGCGGGTGCGTCAGGGCGTTGGAGAACCAAACAGGATTTATGTGCTGATACCGGGAAAGGAGGACGCTGCCCTTGCCTGA
- a CDS encoding helix-turn-helix transcriptional regulator, whose amino-acid sequence MNGATTIQERLKDLRLNKGLKLEELAEQTGISKSALGSYEKDDYKEINHGNLILLADFYGVSLDYLFCRTENRAEINTPLRELHLSDEMVALLKSGRINNRLLCELATHKDFIKFLADIEIYVDGIATMQIQNLNALVDTVRHEIIERYRPGEDDPHLKVLQAAHISDDEYFSHMVLNDLNLIIRDIREAHKKDSESAPQTTVANELKENLEAVENFKGSRDEKLVVLYCKQLGINYKNLSDEEFRWLIRILKKSKKMGTPISQRKKR is encoded by the coding sequence ATGAACGGAGCTACTACAATACAGGAACGGCTAAAAGATTTACGATTAAACAAAGGATTAAAACTGGAAGAACTGGCTGAGCAAACGGGTATTTCAAAATCGGCTCTTGGCAGTTATGAAAAAGATGACTATAAGGAAATCAATCATGGCAACCTTATCCTGCTGGCAGATTTTTATGGGGTGTCCCTCGATTATCTCTTTTGCCGGACAGAGAACCGGGCGGAGATCAACACGCCATTAAGGGAGCTGCATTTGAGTGATGAGATGGTAGCACTTCTGAAAAGCGGTCGGATTAACAACCGTCTGCTGTGCGAACTTGCCACCCATAAGGACTTTATCAAGTTTCTTGCGGATATTGAGATTTATGTGGATGGGATTGCCACCATGCAGATTCAGAACCTCAACGCCCTTGTCGATACCGTCCGGCATGAAATCATTGAACGGTATCGCCCTGGCGAAGACGACCCCCATTTGAAAGTGTTGCAAGCCGCCCATATCAGTGATGATGAATATTTCAGCCACATGGTTCTGAATGACCTCAATCTCATTATCCGGGATATTCGGGAAGCCCATAAAAAGGACAGCGAGAGTGCACCCCAGACCACCGTTGCTAATGAACTGAAAGAAAATCTGGAAGCGGTCGAAAATTTCAAGGGCAGCCGGGATGAAAAGCTCGTTGTACTTTACTGCAAGCAGCTTGGTATCAACTATAAAAATCTGTCAGACGAAGAATTTCGCTGGCTGATTCGGATTCTCAAAAAATCAAAGAAAATGGGAACGCCTATCAGTCAGAGGAAAAAAAGGTAA
- a CDS encoding IS256 family transposase → MNTLSMARKKKDLNPNQQLARAILEQYQPKSVEDMQDALKDIFGPMFEAMLQGEMNSHLGYSSNERGEKETLNRRNGYTKKTLKTTVGDVPVEVPRDREGTFEPTIVPKRKRDVSAIEDKVLAMYAKGMSQRDIADTIEDIYGFDISHETISEITDSVLEQLEEWQNRPLKKFYTFLFVDCLYVTIRKDYETKNYAVYVILGYDVDGQKDILGLWLSESESKHQWMQIFDEIKNRGVEDVLFLSMDGVSGLEEGAKAIFPNVAVQRCIVHLIRNAIKYVPNKDYKRFTAQLKKVYGAASLKAAESEFERFKQAWSQYPGAVDVWVRNWQHVAQLFRYGSAVRKILYTTNAVESVNASFRKVTKKGAFPNENALLKLLYLRVTELYKKWNGRPLNNWALVRNQLDMDENLQERIRKYENGGF, encoded by the coding sequence ATGAACACACTCAGTATGGCAAGAAAGAAAAAAGATTTAAATCCCAATCAACAGCTGGCGAGAGCAATTCTCGAGCAATACCAGCCTAAAAGCGTAGAAGATATGCAGGATGCTTTAAAAGATATTTTTGGTCCTATGTTTGAAGCAATGCTTCAAGGAGAAATGAACAGCCATTTAGGTTATTCCAGCAATGAGCGTGGAGAAAAGGAAACTTTAAACAGAAGAAACGGTTATACCAAAAAGACTTTAAAAACAACGGTTGGAGATGTCCCTGTTGAAGTTCCACGTGACCGTGAGGGAACCTTTGAACCGACCATTGTGCCAAAAAGAAAAAGAGATGTTTCCGCTATCGAAGATAAAGTTCTGGCTATGTATGCAAAAGGAATGAGCCAGCGGGATATTGCGGATACGATCGAAGATATTTATGGATTTGATATCTCCCACGAAACTATCTCTGAAATTACAGACAGCGTCCTGGAACAGCTTGAAGAATGGCAGAACCGTCCTCTGAAGAAATTTTATACGTTCTTATTTGTGGATTGTTTGTACGTAACGATTCGTAAAGACTATGAGACAAAGAATTATGCCGTTTATGTAATTCTGGGCTATGATGTGGATGGACAGAAAGATATTCTTGGTCTTTGGCTTAGTGAATCAGAAAGTAAGCATCAATGGATGCAGATTTTTGATGAGATTAAGAATCGGGGCGTGGAAGATGTGCTGTTTCTTTCTATGGATGGTGTAAGCGGACTTGAGGAGGGAGCAAAAGCAATTTTCCCCAATGTAGCGGTTCAAAGATGTATTGTCCATCTTATCCGCAATGCCATAAAATATGTTCCAAATAAAGACTATAAACGTTTTACAGCCCAGTTGAAAAAGGTCTACGGTGCGGCCAGTCTGAAAGCGGCAGAATCTGAATTTGAACGTTTTAAGCAGGCATGGAGTCAATACCCGGGTGCCGTAGACGTATGGGTACGCAACTGGCAGCATGTAGCCCAGCTATTTCGATATGGAAGTGCCGTAAGAAAAATCCTATATACCACAAATGCGGTAGAAAGTGTCAATGCAAGCTTTCGTAAAGTAACCAAAAAAGGAGCATTTCCCAATGAGAATGCACTGCTTAAGTTGTTGTATCTGAGGGTAACAGAGCTATATAAAAAATGGAATGGCCGTCCCTTGAACAATTGGGCTCTTGTCCGCAATCAGTTAGACATGGACGAAAACCTTCAGGAAAGAATCCGGAAATATGAAAATGGAGGATTCTAA
- a CDS encoding TnpV protein, with the protein MSELKPRITENGIDYILVGDYYIPDLKLPEEHRPIGKYGRLHREYLREIHPARLNTLTLTGELWTYLSDLNEQAQERLDTIMEQMKIAEGVTEELKCTRQMEWVRRCNNIHNRAEEIVLHEIIYS; encoded by the coding sequence ATGAGCGAATTGAAACCAAGAATAACGGAAAACGGAATTGATTATATCCTTGTTGGAGATTACTACATCCCAGACCTGAAACTGCCGGAAGAACACCGCCCCATTGGAAAGTATGGACGGCTGCACCGGGAATATTTAAGGGAAATCCATCCAGCCCGATTGAACACATTGACCTTGACTGGGGAGTTATGGACATATCTTTCAGACCTGAACGAACAGGCACAGGAACGGTTAGACACCATCATGGAGCAGATGAAAATTGCCGAGGGCGTAACCGAGGAATTAAAGTGTACCCGTCAAATGGAATGGGTGCGGCGGTGCAATAATATCCACAATCGGGCAGAAGAAATTGTTTTGCATGAGATAATTTATTCATAA
- a CDS encoding helix-turn-helix transcriptional regulator, with translation MHISYKPLWHTLLERDMRKEDLRLAAGMTTNMIANMSKEGKHISMDTLARICETLNCEITDVIELVPDEPASTGGKEHERIETKNNGKRN, from the coding sequence ATGCACATCAGCTATAAACCACTCTGGCATACACTGTTAGAGCGTGATATGAGAAAAGAAGATTTAAGGCTTGCCGCTGGTATGACAACGAATATGATTGCCAACATGAGCAAAGAGGGAAAGCACATCAGCATGGACACATTAGCCCGTATCTGCGAAACGCTGAATTGTGAGATTACCGATGTGATTGAGTTAGTACCAGACGAGCCTGCATCCACAGGAGGTAAGGAACATGAGCGAATTGAAACCAAGAATAACGGAAAACGGAATTGA